The Streptomyces pactum genome contains a region encoding:
- a CDS encoding FAD binding domain-containing protein, whose protein sequence is MTTHAPQAAQAVTLPTTLDEAVAALAAMPAAVPVAGGTDLMTAVNSGQLRPAALVGLGRISEIRGWQYQDGHALLGAGLTHARMGRPDFAALIPALAAAARAAGPPQIRNAGTLGGNIASAAPTGDALPVLAALESTLIIAGPDGARREMPVSHLLAGMEMLRAGELIGYVRVPLLHAPQVFLKATGRTGPGRAMASVALVLDPARRGVRCAVGAIAPMPLRPLEAEQWVASLIDWDNGRAIVPEALSAFGEYVAAACIPDAAPAEDGSVPQLPPAVLHLRRTVAALARRALGRALS, encoded by the coding sequence CGCCATGCCCGCCGCCGTTCCGGTCGCGGGCGGCACCGACCTGATGACCGCGGTCAACTCCGGCCAGCTCAGGCCCGCCGCACTGGTGGGCCTCGGCCGGATCAGCGAGATCCGCGGCTGGCAGTACCAGGACGGCCACGCGCTGCTCGGCGCGGGACTCACCCACGCCCGCATGGGCCGCCCCGACTTCGCCGCGCTCATCCCGGCGCTCGCCGCCGCCGCGCGCGCCGCCGGACCGCCGCAGATCCGCAACGCGGGCACCCTGGGCGGCAACATCGCCTCGGCCGCCCCCACCGGCGACGCGCTGCCGGTGCTGGCCGCCCTGGAGTCGACACTGATCATCGCGGGCCCGGACGGGGCCCGCCGGGAGATGCCGGTCTCGCACCTGCTGGCCGGCATGGAGATGCTCCGCGCGGGCGAACTCATCGGCTACGTGCGCGTGCCGCTGCTGCACGCGCCGCAGGTCTTCCTGAAGGCGACCGGCCGGACCGGCCCGGGCCGCGCGATGGCCTCCGTGGCGCTGGTCCTCGACCCCGCCCGGCGCGGGGTGCGGTGCGCCGTCGGCGCCATCGCGCCGATGCCGCTGCGCCCCCTGGAGGCCGAGCAGTGGGTGGCCTCACTCATCGACTGGGACAACGGCCGCGCGATCGTCCCGGAGGCGCTGAGCGCCTTCGGCGAGTACGTCGCCGCCGCCTGCATCCCCGACGCGGCCCCGGCCGAGGACGGCTCCGTTCCGCAGCTCCCGCCGGCCGTACTGCACCTGCGGCGCACCGTCGCCGCGCTGGCCCGACGAGCACTGGGGAGGGCGCTGTCGTGA
- a CDS encoding 2Fe-2S iron-sulfur cluster-binding protein — protein sequence MTDDQYGDQYGDPYGDHGDQHGEGTPPSGGRWDPLPQGDYDDGATAFVKLPEGGVDALLASADSPLAAPGHGYVPPQITVTPATTAGSDPAATGTWAMPSAPVDGTQWQVPDAGQEPPAHQEYAEYPQQDPYGGSAPYDSSAPYDTNAPYDTHAGQGDRFAYRPGVTGQWGFSDADADAGAAADAASGQDVTGQDVTGQWSIPVADGDLPDESGEFTQSSLAEQWGGTAPATLPGGAPAPWATQPAGQPWGDRTAEAADAERERPAQDPSAPGAPEPAAGPYAAAPPEPAEEAGSPAPSADETVTDEPQGAEEAPEGPAEPPAGTGEDDDVAHAESAPKAAEEPATGPAPAAARESGHEEREPGREPDPGQGPEPGQGPEPGQGREGDPEADPRTEPRTEPRAEPRTENGPAAAAQTDPAAPGERAPAGPHEEHPLASYVLRVNGADRPVTDAWIGESLLYVLRERLGLAGAKDGCSQGECGACNVQVDGRLVASCLVPSVTAAGSEVRTVEGLAADGRPSDVQRALARCGAVQCGFCVPGMAMTVHNLLEGNPAPTELEARQALCGNLCRCSGYRGVLEAVQEVVAEREAHAAADAAGTDADEPRIPHQAGPGAGGVNPSAFDSHEPRDSQGPPGTPDAPGPHDQPYGDQPYGDQPHGQDGGHA from the coding sequence GTGACCGACGACCAGTACGGCGACCAGTACGGCGATCCGTACGGCGACCACGGCGACCAGCACGGAGAGGGCACGCCCCCGAGCGGCGGCCGCTGGGACCCGCTGCCCCAGGGCGACTACGACGACGGCGCCACCGCCTTCGTGAAGCTCCCCGAGGGCGGCGTGGACGCCCTCCTGGCCTCCGCCGACAGCCCGCTCGCCGCGCCCGGGCACGGTTATGTGCCGCCGCAGATCACGGTCACGCCCGCCACCACCGCCGGCAGCGACCCGGCGGCCACCGGCACCTGGGCGATGCCGTCCGCACCCGTGGACGGCACGCAGTGGCAGGTCCCGGACGCGGGGCAGGAGCCGCCCGCCCACCAGGAGTACGCCGAGTACCCGCAGCAGGACCCGTACGGCGGGAGCGCGCCGTACGACTCGAGTGCGCCGTACGACACGAACGCGCCGTACGACACGCACGCCGGACAGGGCGACCGGTTCGCCTACCGGCCCGGGGTAACCGGCCAGTGGGGCTTCTCCGACGCGGATGCCGATGCCGGGGCCGCTGCCGATGCCGCGTCCGGTCAGGACGTGACCGGTCAGGACGTGACCGGCCAGTGGTCCATCCCGGTCGCCGACGGCGACCTGCCGGACGAGTCGGGCGAGTTCACCCAGTCCTCCCTGGCCGAGCAGTGGGGCGGCACCGCGCCGGCCACGCTGCCCGGCGGCGCGCCGGCACCCTGGGCGACCCAGCCGGCCGGACAGCCGTGGGGCGACCGCACGGCGGAGGCCGCGGACGCCGAACGGGAACGGCCGGCCCAGGACCCGTCCGCACCCGGGGCACCCGAACCGGCCGCCGGTCCGTACGCGGCAGCGCCCCCGGAACCCGCCGAGGAGGCCGGGTCCCCGGCGCCTTCGGCCGACGAGACGGTGACCGACGAGCCCCAGGGGGCCGAGGAGGCCCCTGAGGGGCCCGCGGAGCCGCCCGCGGGCACCGGCGAGGACGACGACGTCGCGCACGCGGAATCCGCCCCCAAGGCCGCCGAGGAGCCCGCGACGGGCCCGGCACCGGCCGCCGCGCGGGAGTCCGGGCACGAGGAGCGGGAGCCCGGGCGGGAGCCGGACCCGGGGCAGGGACCGGAGCCAGGGCAGGGACCGGAGCCAGGGCAGGGCCGCGAGGGGGACCCGGAGGCGGACCCCCGCACGGAACCTCGCACCGAACCCCGCGCCGAACCCCGCACCGAGAACGGCCCGGCTGCCGCCGCCCAGACCGACCCGGCAGCCCCTGGGGAACGCGCCCCCGCCGGTCCGCACGAGGAGCACCCCCTCGCCTCGTACGTGCTGCGCGTCAACGGCGCCGACCGACCCGTCACCGACGCCTGGATCGGCGAGTCGCTGCTGTACGTGCTGCGTGAGCGGCTCGGCCTCGCGGGCGCCAAGGACGGCTGCTCGCAGGGCGAGTGCGGCGCCTGCAACGTGCAGGTCGACGGCCGCCTCGTCGCCTCCTGCCTGGTCCCGTCCGTGACCGCCGCCGGCAGCGAGGTGCGTACGGTCGAGGGCCTGGCCGCCGACGGGCGGCCCTCGGACGTGCAGCGGGCGCTCGCCCGGTGCGGCGCGGTGCAGTGCGGCTTCTGCGTTCCCGGCATGGCGATGACCGTGCACAACCTCCTGGAGGGCAACCCGGCGCCGACCGAACTGGAGGCCCGGCAGGCCCTGTGCGGCAATCTGTGCCGCTGCTCCGGCTACCGGGGCGTCCTGGAGGCGGTCCAGGAGGTCGTCGCCGAGCGCGAGGCGCACGCCGCCGCCGACGCGGCCGGGACGGACGCCGACGAGCCCCGTATCCCGCACCAGGCGGGTCCGGGCGCGGGCGGCGTCAACCCGTCGGCGTTCGACTCCCACGAGCCCCGCGACTCCCAGGGACCGCCCGGTACACCGGACGCACCGGGACCGCACGACCAGCCGTACGGCGACCAGCCCTACGGCGACCAGCCCCACGGCCAGGACGGAGGCCACGCGTGA
- a CDS encoding xanthine dehydrogenase family protein molybdopterin-binding subunit has translation MSNDAATAEAAGTTEAAPAPEPIPHGLGASLRTADARAKTEGTFPYAADLWAEGLLWAAVLRSPHPHARIVSIDTTHAREMPGVRAVVTHEDVPGAPLHGRGGRADRPVFASEVVRHHGEPIAAVAADHPDTARMAAAAVIVEYEVLDPVTDPEQAFEAEPLHPDGNLIRHIPLRHGDPEAAGEVVVEGLYRIGRQDPAPIGAEAGLAVPRPDGGVELYLASTDPHADRDTAASCYGLTPEQVKIVVTGVPGATADREDQGFQLPLGLLALKTGCPVKLTATREESFLGHVHRHPTLLRYRHHADAEGRVVKVEAQILLDAGAYADTSSDALAAAVAFACGPYVVPNAFIEGWAVRTNNPPSGHVRGEGAMQVCAAYEAQMDKVAKKLGLDPAEVRLRNVLATGDVLPTGQTVTCPAPVAELLQAVRDFPLPALPKDTPEDEWLLPGGPEGAGEPGAVRRGVGYGVGMVHMLGAEGADEVSTATVKVQGGVATVLCAAVETGQGFTTLARQIVQDTLGVDDVQVAPVDTDQPPAGAGCRGRHTWVSGGAVERAAKMVRTQLLQPLAHQFGMSTELLQIADGKITSYDGVLSTTVAEALAGKELWATAQCRPHPTEPLDEAGQGDAFVGMAFCAIRAVVDVDIEIGSVRVVELAVAQDVGRVLNPAQLTARIEAGVTQGVGIALTENLRTPRGLIRHPDLTGYALPTALDAPDIRIVKLVEERDVVAPFGAKAVSAAPVVASPAAVASAVRAATGRPVNRLPIRPQAAVVTA, from the coding sequence GTGAGCAACGACGCCGCGACTGCGGAGGCCGCGGGAACCACCGAGGCGGCCCCCGCCCCCGAGCCGATCCCGCACGGCCTGGGCGCGTCCCTGCGGACCGCGGACGCCCGCGCCAAGACCGAGGGCACCTTCCCGTACGCCGCGGACCTGTGGGCCGAGGGCCTGCTGTGGGCGGCCGTCCTGCGCTCGCCGCACCCGCACGCGCGCATCGTGTCCATCGACACCACCCACGCGCGCGAGATGCCCGGCGTACGGGCGGTCGTCACGCACGAGGACGTGCCCGGCGCCCCGCTGCACGGACGCGGCGGCCGGGCCGACCGCCCGGTGTTCGCCTCCGAGGTCGTGCGCCACCACGGCGAGCCCATCGCGGCCGTCGCCGCCGACCACCCCGACACCGCGCGGATGGCCGCCGCCGCCGTCATCGTCGAGTACGAGGTGCTCGACCCGGTCACCGACCCGGAGCAGGCCTTCGAGGCCGAGCCGCTGCACCCCGACGGCAACCTGATCCGGCACATCCCGCTGCGGCACGGCGACCCGGAGGCGGCCGGCGAGGTCGTCGTCGAGGGCCTGTACCGCATCGGGCGCCAGGACCCGGCGCCGATAGGAGCCGAGGCGGGCCTGGCCGTACCGCGCCCGGACGGCGGCGTGGAGCTGTACCTGGCCTCCACCGACCCGCACGCCGACCGTGACACGGCCGCGTCCTGCTACGGCCTGACACCCGAACAGGTGAAGATCGTCGTCACCGGGGTGCCCGGCGCCACCGCCGACCGCGAGGACCAGGGCTTCCAGCTCCCGCTGGGCCTGCTGGCGCTGAAGACCGGCTGCCCCGTCAAACTGACCGCCACGCGCGAGGAGTCCTTCCTCGGCCACGTCCACCGGCACCCCACCCTCCTGCGCTACCGCCACCACGCGGACGCCGAGGGCCGGGTGGTGAAGGTCGAGGCACAGATCCTGCTCGACGCCGGCGCCTACGCCGACACCTCCTCCGACGCCCTGGCCGCCGCCGTGGCGTTCGCCTGCGGCCCGTACGTCGTCCCCAACGCCTTCATCGAGGGCTGGGCCGTGCGCACCAACAACCCGCCCTCCGGCCATGTACGCGGCGAGGGCGCCATGCAGGTGTGCGCCGCGTACGAGGCGCAGATGGACAAGGTTGCCAAGAAGCTCGGCCTGGATCCGGCCGAGGTGCGGCTGCGCAACGTGCTGGCCACCGGCGACGTGCTCCCCACCGGCCAGACGGTCACCTGCCCGGCCCCGGTCGCCGAACTCCTCCAGGCGGTCCGGGACTTCCCCCTCCCCGCCCTGCCCAAGGACACGCCCGAGGACGAGTGGCTGCTGCCCGGCGGCCCCGAGGGCGCGGGCGAACCGGGCGCGGTGCGCCGGGGCGTGGGCTACGGCGTCGGCATGGTGCACATGCTGGGCGCCGAGGGTGCCGACGAGGTCTCCACGGCCACCGTGAAGGTCCAGGGCGGCGTGGCGACGGTGCTGTGCGCGGCCGTCGAGACCGGGCAGGGCTTCACCACCCTGGCCCGGCAGATCGTCCAGGACACGCTCGGCGTCGACGACGTACAGGTGGCGCCGGTCGACACCGACCAGCCGCCGGCCGGCGCGGGCTGCCGGGGCCGCCACACGTGGGTGTCGGGCGGCGCGGTGGAGCGGGCGGCCAAGATGGTCCGCACCCAGCTCCTCCAGCCCCTGGCGCACCAGTTCGGGATGTCGACCGAGCTGCTCCAGATCGCCGACGGCAAGATCACCTCGTACGACGGCGTGCTGTCGACCACGGTCGCCGAAGCGCTGGCCGGCAAGGAGCTGTGGGCCACCGCCCAGTGCCGCCCGCACCCCACCGAGCCGCTGGACGAGGCCGGCCAGGGCGACGCCTTCGTCGGCATGGCCTTCTGCGCGATCCGCGCGGTGGTGGACGTCGACATCGAGATCGGTTCGGTACGGGTCGTGGAACTGGCCGTCGCGCAGGATGTGGGCCGGGTGCTGAACCCGGCCCAGCTCACCGCCCGGATCGAGGCGGGCGTGACCCAGGGCGTCGGCATCGCGCTGACGGAGAACCTGCGTACCCCGCGCGGCCTGATCCGCCATCCCGACCTGACCGGCTACGCCCTGCCGACCGCGCTCGACGCCCCGGACATCCGGATCGTGAAGCTCGTCGAGGAACGCGACGTGGTCGCCCCCTTCGGCGCGAAGGCGGTCAGCGCGGCCCCGGTGGTGGCCTCCCCGGCGGCCGTCGCCTCCGCCGTGCGCGCGGCCACGGGACGCCCGGTGAACCGGCTCCCGATCCGCCCGCAGGCCGCGGTGGTCACCGCCTGA
- a CDS encoding SUKH-4 family immunity protein — MITLTEARLSPHVTHGPSRRWLTGPGLPGASGLLTCAPLERDGLVTVADAMGDPDGRLPAELRDHLVTGELLGHDGTAADWILLDGVPGDVPATYSLHDRPDLRDRDPLAPSLRALVGFATAVDELAGLRGRFASCADRCGPQAVAEASRRLLAVFEEGAAGGEPAPLWRMAALIRPLALVAGPGKRSGLALDLPPRLLDDAFGAGGIVRFEEVDFPAALTHGPTRRFLREVGLPEDGLWFSLDTDVPLPTLEEFWADDPRAGPLPAGADRLIRLGYLLEDTSLVVDGATGAVLCRSEAEAVLRPLNADLSTLAFTLWLIHREKSLDAEHDLSRAYEQLADTMARTLDAVDPVACDRSARTSPTDDGRRYRPEAFEDRAGGGLYA, encoded by the coding sequence ATGATCACACTGACCGAGGCACGGCTGAGTCCGCACGTCACGCACGGGCCGTCGCGCCGCTGGCTGACCGGGCCCGGACTGCCCGGCGCGAGCGGCTTGCTGACCTGCGCGCCGCTGGAACGCGACGGCCTGGTGACCGTGGCGGACGCGATGGGCGACCCCGACGGCCGGCTGCCGGCGGAGCTGCGCGACCACCTGGTGACAGGTGAGCTCCTGGGGCACGACGGCACGGCGGCCGACTGGATCCTGCTGGACGGTGTGCCGGGCGACGTTCCTGCCACGTACTCCCTCCACGACCGCCCGGACCTGAGGGACCGCGACCCCCTGGCGCCCTCGCTGCGAGCACTGGTCGGCTTCGCCACCGCCGTGGACGAACTGGCCGGTCTGCGAGGACGGTTCGCCTCCTGTGCGGACCGGTGCGGGCCGCAGGCCGTGGCGGAGGCGTCCCGGCGGTTGCTCGCGGTCTTCGAGGAGGGCGCGGCGGGCGGCGAACCGGCTCCGCTGTGGCGGATGGCGGCCCTGATCCGCCCGCTGGCCCTGGTGGCGGGCCCGGGCAAGCGCTCCGGCCTGGCCCTGGACCTGCCTCCCCGCCTCCTGGACGACGCGTTCGGCGCGGGCGGGATCGTCCGCTTCGAGGAGGTCGACTTCCCGGCCGCGCTCACGCACGGGCCGACCCGCCGCTTCCTGCGGGAGGTGGGCCTGCCGGAGGACGGCCTGTGGTTCTCCCTGGACACGGACGTGCCGCTGCCCACGCTGGAGGAGTTCTGGGCGGACGACCCGCGCGCCGGGCCGCTCCCCGCCGGCGCGGACCGCCTGATACGCCTCGGGTACCTCCTGGAGGACACCAGCCTGGTCGTCGACGGCGCCACGGGCGCGGTCCTGTGCCGGAGCGAGGCCGAGGCGGTGCTGCGCCCGCTCAACGCCGACCTCTCCACGCTCGCGTTCACCCTGTGGCTCATCCACCGGGAGAAGTCCCTCGACGCGGAGCACGATCTGTCCCGGGCCTACGAGCAACTGGCCGACACCATGGCCCGCACCCTGGACGCGGTGGACCCCGTCGCCTGCGACCGCTCCGCCCGCACGAGCCCGACGGACGACGGCCGGCGGTACCGGCCGGAGGCCTTCGAGGACCGGGCGGGCGGTGGGCTGTACGCGTGA
- a CDS encoding DUF6082 family protein, producing the protein MAASLTYQARQTKTQNEEAQRAAHRELILVSLDDRDLAVCWDPLPADISLRGRKQIAFVNLIVSSWWVDYRLKRTNDDAVRVTAEGHFRGEAARRHWDVSGANWLAYCEALGERRAVRFVTLMNEAYVRAVADGPPVPTASYFAPDNAPRT; encoded by the coding sequence GTGGCCGCGTCGCTCACCTATCAGGCGCGTCAGACCAAGACGCAGAACGAGGAGGCGCAGCGCGCCGCTCACCGCGAGCTCATCCTGGTGTCCCTCGACGACCGGGACCTGGCCGTGTGCTGGGATCCGCTGCCGGCCGACATCTCACTCCGGGGCAGGAAGCAGATCGCCTTCGTCAACCTCATCGTCAGTAGCTGGTGGGTGGACTACCGGCTGAAGCGCACGAACGACGACGCGGTGCGGGTGACCGCCGAGGGGCACTTCCGCGGCGAGGCGGCCCGTCGGCACTGGGACGTTTCCGGGGCGAACTGGCTCGCGTACTGCGAAGCACTGGGAGAACGCCGAGCCGTTCGGTTCGTCACTTTGATGAACGAGGCGTACGTGCGCGCGGTCGCGGACGGCCCACCGGTCCCGACGGCTTCCTACTTCGCTCCCGACAACGCCCCCCGGACGTGA
- a CDS encoding DEAD/DEAH box helicase, which yields MTTTASSSTSHHLSPAFPGRAPWGTASKLRAWQEGAMEKYLQEQPRDFLAVATPGAGKTTFALTLASWLLHHHVVQQVTVVAPTEHLKKQWAEAAARIGIRLDPEYSAGPLSRDYQGIAITYAGVGVRPMLHRNRVEQRKTLVILDEIHHAGDSKSWGEACLEAFEPATRRLALTGTPFRSDTNPIPFVTYEEGNDGIRRSAADYTYGYGSALADGVVRPVIFMSYSGNMRWRTKAGDEIAARLGEPMTKDAVSQAWRTALDPRGEWMPAVLRAADQRLTEVRKAIPDAGALVIAADQDSARAYAKLIREITGSKATVVLSDDTGASANIDTFSANTDRWMVAVRMVSEGVDVPRLAVGVYATTISTPLFFAQAVGRFVRSRRRGETASVFLPTVPDLLTFANEMERERDHVLDKPKKEGEEDPYAESEKEMDEANREQDEDTGEQEQFSFEALESEATFDRVMYNGAEFGMQAHPGSEEERDYLGIPGLLEPDQVQMLLQKRQARQIAHSRKKPDDEADLLELPAERRPVVSHKELMELRKQLNTMVGAYVHQSGKPHGVIHTELRRVCGGPPSAEATAGQLRQRIAKVQEWATRMK from the coding sequence GTGACTACCACCGCCAGCTCCAGCACCTCGCACCACCTGTCCCCGGCCTTCCCCGGCCGTGCCCCGTGGGGCACCGCCAGCAAGCTGCGAGCCTGGCAGGAAGGGGCGATGGAGAAGTACCTCCAGGAGCAGCCCCGGGACTTCCTGGCGGTCGCCACACCCGGCGCCGGCAAGACCACCTTCGCCCTGACGCTCGCGTCCTGGCTCCTGCACCACCACGTCGTGCAGCAGGTGACCGTGGTCGCGCCGACCGAGCACCTGAAGAAGCAGTGGGCGGAGGCGGCCGCGCGGATAGGCATCAGGCTGGACCCCGAGTACAGCGCCGGGCCGCTCAGCCGCGACTACCAGGGCATCGCCATCACCTACGCGGGCGTCGGCGTCCGCCCCATGCTGCACCGCAACCGCGTCGAGCAGCGCAAGACCCTCGTCATCCTCGACGAGATCCACCACGCCGGTGACTCCAAGTCCTGGGGCGAGGCCTGCCTGGAGGCGTTCGAGCCGGCCACCCGGCGGCTCGCGCTGACCGGTACGCCCTTCCGGTCGGACACCAACCCGATCCCCTTCGTGACGTACGAGGAGGGCAACGACGGCATCCGGCGCTCCGCCGCCGACTACACCTACGGGTACGGCTCCGCGCTCGCCGACGGCGTCGTGCGCCCGGTCATCTTCATGAGCTACAGCGGCAACATGCGCTGGCGCACCAAGGCCGGCGACGAGATCGCCGCGCGGCTGGGCGAGCCCATGACCAAGGACGCCGTCAGCCAGGCCTGGCGCACCGCCCTCGATCCGCGCGGCGAGTGGATGCCCGCCGTGCTGCGCGCCGCCGACCAGCGGCTCACCGAGGTCCGCAAGGCCATCCCGGACGCCGGCGCCCTCGTCATCGCCGCCGACCAGGACTCCGCCCGCGCCTACGCCAAGCTGATCCGCGAGATCACCGGCAGCAAGGCCACCGTCGTCCTGTCCGACGACACCGGCGCGTCCGCGAACATCGACACCTTCAGTGCCAACACCGACCGGTGGATGGTCGCCGTCCGCATGGTGTCCGAGGGCGTCGACGTCCCCCGCCTCGCGGTCGGCGTGTACGCCACCACCATCTCCACCCCGCTCTTCTTCGCCCAGGCCGTCGGCCGCTTCGTACGCTCCCGCCGGCGCGGCGAGACCGCGTCCGTCTTCCTGCCGACCGTCCCCGACCTGCTCACCTTCGCCAACGAGATGGAGCGCGAGCGCGACCACGTCCTCGACAAGCCCAAGAAGGAGGGCGAGGAGGACCCCTACGCCGAGTCCGAGAAGGAGATGGACGAGGCCAACCGGGAGCAGGACGAGGACACCGGCGAGCAGGAGCAGTTCTCCTTCGAGGCACTGGAGTCCGAGGCCACCTTCGACCGGGTCATGTACAACGGCGCCGAGTTCGGCATGCAGGCCCACCCGGGGAGCGAGGAGGAGCGAGACTACCTCGGCATCCCGGGGCTGCTGGAGCCCGACCAGGTGCAGATGCTGCTCCAGAAGCGGCAGGCCCGGCAGATCGCGCACAGCCGCAAGAAGCCCGACGACGAGGCCGACCTGCTCGAACTGCCCGCCGAGCGGCGCCCCGTCGTCTCCCACAAGGAGCTGATGGAGCTGCGCAAGCAGCTCAACACCATGGTCGGCGCCTACGTCCACCAGAGCGGCAAGCCGCACGGTGTGATCCACACCGAACTGCGCCGCGTGTGCGGCGGCCCGCCCAGCGCCGAGGCCACCGCCGGGCAACTGCGGCAGCGCATCGCCAAGGTGCAGGAGTGGGCCACCCGCATGAAGTGA
- a CDS encoding IclR family transcriptional regulator yields the protein MTAETSQTLDRGLRVLKLLADTDHGLTVTELSHKLGVNRTVVYRLLATLEQHALVRRDLGGRARVGLGVLGLGRQVHPLVREAAMPALRALAEDIGATAHLTLVDGAEALAVAVVEPTWTDYHVAYRAGFRHPLERGAAGKAILSARQQPQPQPAGDLEEPGYTLTHGELEAGACGAAAPLLGVTGVEGSVGVVMLADVVPERVGARVMEAAREVAEALR from the coding sequence GTGACCGCGGAGACCTCTCAGACGCTCGACCGGGGACTGCGGGTCCTCAAACTGCTGGCCGATACGGACCACGGGCTGACCGTCACCGAGCTATCCCACAAACTGGGCGTGAACCGGACCGTCGTCTACCGGTTGCTCGCCACGCTGGAGCAGCACGCACTCGTACGCCGTGACCTGGGCGGACGCGCCCGGGTCGGACTCGGGGTGCTGGGGCTGGGCCGCCAGGTGCATCCGCTGGTGCGCGAGGCGGCGATGCCGGCGCTGCGCGCGCTGGCCGAGGACATCGGGGCGACGGCCCATCTGACGCTGGTGGACGGGGCGGAGGCGCTGGCGGTGGCCGTCGTCGAGCCGACCTGGACGGACTACCACGTGGCCTACCGGGCGGGGTTCCGGCATCCGCTGGAGCGCGGGGCCGCCGGCAAGGCGATCCTCTCCGCGCGGCAGCAGCCGCAGCCGCAGCCCGCCGGCGACCTGGAGGAGCCCGGGTACACCCTCACCCACGGCGAACTGGAGGCCGGCGCCTGCGGGGCGGCCGCGCCGCTGCTCGGGGTGACCGGGGTGGAGGGCAGTGTCGGCGTGGTGATGCTGGCCGACGTGGTGCCGGAGCGGGTGGGGGCGCGCGTGATGGAGGCGGCGCGGGAGGTGGCGGAGGCGTTGCGCTGA
- a CDS encoding S16 family serine protease: MLSRLTRPRVLALCALPVVALIATAVFAPLPFSVAQPGLTADVLGKNQGAPVITIEGAPTHGTSGQLRMTTIEATGPEASVNLGDVLGGWFDTDRAVMPRDAVYPSGDGVKEIEEFNEEQMKESQDAATTAALDYLGLDEADVGVELRLEDVGGPSAGLLFSLGIVDKLGAGDLTGGRVIAGTGTISSGGEVGAVGGVPLKTQAARRDGATVFLVPKAECSDARAELPKGLRLIPVTTLKGAVDSLEALETGRGEVPAC; this comes from the coding sequence GTGCTCTCTCGTCTCACGCGCCCCCGGGTGCTCGCCCTCTGTGCTCTGCCCGTCGTCGCGCTGATCGCCACCGCCGTGTTCGCGCCGCTGCCGTTCTCCGTGGCGCAGCCGGGGCTGACGGCCGATGTGCTGGGGAAGAACCAGGGCGCCCCGGTGATCACGATCGAGGGGGCGCCGACGCACGGGACGAGCGGGCAGTTGCGGATGACGACGATCGAGGCGACCGGACCCGAGGCGAGCGTGAACCTCGGTGACGTGCTCGGCGGCTGGTTCGACACCGACCGGGCGGTCATGCCGCGCGACGCCGTCTACCCGAGCGGCGACGGCGTCAAGGAGATCGAGGAGTTCAACGAGGAGCAGATGAAGGAGTCCCAGGACGCGGCGACCACGGCCGCGCTGGACTACCTGGGACTCGACGAGGCGGACGTCGGCGTCGAACTGCGCCTGGAGGACGTCGGCGGCCCCAGCGCCGGACTCCTCTTCTCCCTCGGCATCGTCGACAAGCTGGGCGCCGGCGACCTCACCGGCGGCCGGGTCATCGCCGGCACCGGCACGATCAGCTCCGGCGGCGAGGTCGGCGCCGTCGGCGGTGTGCCGTTGAAGACGCAGGCCGCCCGGCGGGACGGGGCCACCGTCTTCCTGGTGCCGAAGGCGGAGTGCTCGGACGCGCGGGCGGAGCTGCCGAAGGGGCTCCGGCTGATCCCGGTCACCACCCTGAAGGGCGCGGTCGACTCGCTCGAGGCCCTGGAGACGGGCCGGGGCGAGGTCCCCGCCTGCTGA